GGTGCACTACAAAAAATTAAACGCATACTAAATTAGGGTAAGgtgaacaaaaaattaaacacatactaatttatcattaattgtgtttttattaactattttaattgACGATATGAATGATAAATATTGACTCTTAAATAATAGGGaacaaaaatgattaaaaataaaacatatatagtgagtgaaaaaatataaagataaaaaagaaaataaaataaaaaaacataaaaattactgAAAAAACTCTAAATTCGACGACGCGTGTTTAGCGgtgacaacaaaaataaataaaaaaactgattaaaaataatggtgATAATGCAATTATCATTAATTGTGTTGAGATAAACTAAACATAATGGTGATAATGCAATTAtcattaattgtgtttttattaatttattttaaattgatgatATGGATAATAAATATTGACTCTAAAacaacaagaaacaaaaaactgATTAAAAATAAAGCATAGTGACTAAAATCCAAAAAGtgcaaaaatataaagataaaatagcTATTGAagtctaaaaaatataataatttaactttaatacattttaatattttatacatataatatattattaatataaattattttatattaaaatttatttgtatattaatattatattcacAAGATTAAGTGATACtatatgttaaaatacaaaaataacattacaatatattattaaatacattttcataaatgttgtgtttaaataaagttaatataACTATAAGTAAGAACTTAAATATTTCAAGATTTTATTAATGCCTATACGGACATATCACATACACAATcaataagaaactaaaaatgctgtctattttttttttatgaaatgatttcaattagttttttttaaatatcaaaagctctatttttcagttgatggtccattgttttattaataaatgtcCATGTCGAAAATTAATCCGATTGGCATTTCTTTGAATTAAGTTTTTAACTATTGTTAAAATTGTGGGAACTGTTTGAAGGTTAAGTCAATCCCACTCTGTAGTTTGACTTTAAGTAAGTGCATTTGCATTTCCTAAATGGACAGAAGAGATTGGCTGTGATTCCAAAAAGACCTTGTACACTTTGTGACACCACTAGACCTGTACTTgcactttctttttttccaattttttaacCTAACAAAAGAAATACCAAAACAAAGTACTTTATTAGGTGCTATCATTTACATCTAttatcatatcatataaatatgaACAACACCATCGTTATagcattttaaaattcataaaaacattttttttttatgaatacagGGTATCTTTCATAGAATATCTGGATTGACGTTCCTATGTAGTTAAGAGCGCGTCAATCTGAAACTACTTTTTCTTGCTTCTTTGTCGTTTTTCTCATTTAAACGTGAGTTTAACTGTTTACTTGCGtttttgaaaatcaattcaaacaTTATTCTGTCGGCagctaaaaacatatttttttaaaatattaatatatattcataagcttcatttttactataataacaaatatttttttcatacatgTAAAAGATTAAACCTTTAATTTACCTACTTAAGTGATATGATTATCCAATCATATCATATTGTCATGCTATGTTCCACAATGTGAATGAGGATCCCTTTTGTCTCAAACTTATTTAAAGAGGCAATAGTGGGGCAAAGGGAAAGGTCATTTGGGAACATGagatagataaaataataacaccCACTCATTATATGCTTAATGTTTTGATATTGATGTGTGCTAAGCATAgttgaacaaaaacaataaaatataaacattgtCGGTGAATTCATGGATTTTTTATGTACTGCCAAGCTAAGCTAAGGTTGACACTTTTTTACACcaactcttctctctctctctctctacacaGCCTAAGCTTAAGCTTATCCCTCCCCACTTGTTCCCTCTGCCGAATGTTATAGCCAAAAGGgtgcgagagagagagagagagagagaaacagaaACAACAACCAACCATCAAGGGAAgttagtgagagagagagagagagagagagagagagagagagcggaAGATGAATGGTGGTGAATCTTATGGTGCTATTGAGACACAGTACATAAGAAGGCATCACAAACATGAACCAAGGGAAAACCAGTGCACCTCTGCACTTGTTAAACACATAAGAGCTCCTGTTCACCTTGTTAGTTTGTTTTTCTATCTTAAACTTTTTGGACCAAtatcatgttttttgttttgtttttcttctgaaTTGTGCGTGTTTGACTTGTGTGGTGTGGTGGGagaaagttatttatttttttgttctttggaGATCTGCGAGGTTTTGCTTGTTTTGTGGTGTGTTCTTTGAGTTTCCAATTCTGTATAGTTATCTGGGTGCGTGACTATTAGcatttctcttgtttttttgtctctttcttGGGGATGGGTGGTTAATTGGTTATTCTAGAATTTTGGTTCTGTCAGGGTGTTCCAAAAGTTGGTATTTTTCAGCTCATTAGATGCTAGTTTTTGTTGGGTTTTTGGCTAgattttaaattgtggttgCGGTTGCAGTTTTGTCACCATCAGATGCTATCACAATTGCGGTCGGGATGCGGTTGCAGTGACTCTAAAAACCTCGATACTGCCATCAGCTGCAATTGCAGTTGTGATACAGTTGCAGTGACCGCAGCAATTGCAGTCTTGGAGTGATTCCAAAAAGCTTGATGCCACAGTATTGGCCGCAATTTCAGTCATGATGCGGTTGCAGTGACTCCAAAAACAATGATGTTATGGCTGAAATTGCGGTTTTTTAAAACCGTGATGAAATCAGTTTTGGGGGAAACATAGTTTTGAGTGTGTGCGTGGATTTGTTTGTCAAATtttacaaaagtttgatttttcagCTCATGAGATGcgaatttttttttgggttttggCAAGATTTTAAATTGCAGTCGCTGCTGCGGCTGCATCACCATCCTTGCTGTTGTGGAAAATTGTGGAGAAATATGATTGATGCAGCCGCAATTGCAGTTGTGATGCAGTTGCACTGACATAAAAAACTCTGTCGCTGTGGTATCAGCCACAATTGCAGTTCCGATGCAGTTGTGCTGACATCAACAATTGCAGTAACTACAAAACCTCCATGCTGCGGTAATGCGGTATCGACCGCAACTTCAGTTGTGATGCGGTTCAATGACTCCAAAAACCATGACATTGTTggttgtttctttgtttttttgtgtgtgaattTGTTTGTCAAGTTTTAAGTTTCAATTCTTTTGGCTATAGTGAGTGTAAGCGGAAAAAGAAGGAACTCTGAAAATTTTACGGCTGGATTTTTTATGCAATACATTTTGCTTTGCAGCTGATGAGAGTTCTTCACTTATTTCAAGTTTCTCATCTCTATAATGccctttaattgattttttcttgCAGACTTGTTTTCAGTAGACCAAGTAATATGTAATATTCTTAACTTTACAAAGTTATCTtccaaatttattctttttatggGAATTACAATTGGGATTCAGTGTCTTGAAATTGAAGAAATAAGTATATGTGATGGCATGTTTTGTTATTTGGTGGATTTTGTAGAtgtaaaggaaaaaatgaactATTGTTTGATGTGGTTTGGTTATTTCCCTTCTCAGGTGTGGTCGCTGGTTAGAAGATTTGATCAACCTCAGAAATATAAACCATTTGTTAGCAGGTGTATCATGCAAGGGGACCTAGGCATTGGAAGCGTTAGAGAAGTGAATGTTAAATCTGGCCTTCCAGCCACAACAAGTACTGAGAGGTTGGAACAACTGGATGATGAGGAGCACATTCTTGGAATAAGGATAGTTGGAGGTGACCACAGGCTGAGGGTATGATCCATTGTGTTGCTCCTTAttcgtttttatttttgtattattagaCCTTGAAAGCCaaattattgttcttttctaCGAGATCATAATATTGTATATGTAAAATGTTAGTGTTGAGTTATTAACTGAAAACACTCTTCTCTGTACAAACGAAAAGAATTATACAATCTAATAATTCTactgcttttgaaaagaaaatcatgaGAGCTAACTATTAATGATTAAATCTGGCTGATGGGAAACAAAGCGGGCATTTGAAGATATTGTTAAATTGGTATAACTTTGGGGATCTTtcttttcataattacatttgatttttctatatataaaaaagcctaaaactagCTCTTTTATCATgtattgtatatataaaatagtttgTAAGGATTGTGGATTGCAGAGTCCTATTTTGTCCTTGGTATGTACTCTGTTTGGTCTATAATTTGTTATGTCTTGCAACCTTGGTTTCTCAGTTTAATTTGCATGATGATTACCTTATTTTTCCAACTTATTGCAGCTGGCTATTCATTTACCAAAATATACCATTAATTGGaggaatatttttatcaaatcaagcaaatttattgacaaaacttagatacaatACCATAAGTGCAGTAGGTAATGTCCTTTAACCAAAATCAACATTTCATTGTGGTAATTGTGGCCTATTTTAATCATCGAGATGAAAGCAAGGGTTTTACCAAGATGAAATGCCGATATTTGTTTGAACTTGGATGATATGCACTTAGAATATGCTAACTATTAAGTTTGTTAATTCATTCCTTATGCTGTTATGTTGTCACTAAATCATGTATTTTCTAGCTCTGTCACCAACTGTAATGCTCAATCATGTTATGTGGAATTTGCAGAACTATTCTTCCATAATCACCGTCCATCCGGAGGTCATTGATGGGAGACCCAGTACAATGGTGATTGAATCATTTGTGGTGGATGTGCCTGATGGGAACACCAGGGATGAAACTTGTTACTTTGTGGAGGCTTTGATCAGGTGTAACCTAAGCTCTTTAGCTGATGTCTCAGAGAGAATGGCCGTGCAAGGTCGAACCGATCCTATCAACCATTAAGCATGTCTAGGGAAGAATGAAGCTGGGTTCATACAAATTACATGATCCATTGCTCTCTGATCGTAGTTCAAGTGTGGACATTGGTTGGAGTATACCTTCCATGTTCCCAGAAGTTTTGGAACTTTTTTCCTCTGTATCATGGATACATTCCCCCTACCACCCCTCTTGCACTTTTTAGCTGTGTAATCACTCTTTTGAACAGCTAAGTTTCTCTTCTTCAATATTTGTAAGATGAGATTCAGGGCCTCATGAAAACACAGGGATGTAGGGGGGAAGTTTTTACCTGCTATATTCTTTCTGGATTTTGTGGATGGTGTGTTACCTATagttatttgtaaatatttttgttgaaccaaaGACAGTTTCTTCAGTTTTTCATGTTTCATGTTTCATGTTTAGTAGCAACTTTTTGCCAGATTTATGTGCTGACACAAGGAAACTCCAAATAGTGGATACTTCcatgttattttctttaataagtAGTGTAGCTTTTGTAAGTTATCTATTCCATATTCTCCTTGTTTAGGACTATGTTCAGAACACtcagttaaaatgatttttgcttCTGGCTCACGGTTGGTATCATGCACCTTGTTTTGTGGAATTTCAGAGATACTCTTTCTTCGTCCACCTTACTTTCAGGAACTTCTAAGATATTATGTTTCTTCATGCACCATGCTTTGAGGAACTTTGAAGATACTGTTTCTTCATGCACCTTACTTTGAGGAACTTCAAAGATATATAGTGTCTTCTTCCAAGTATTGCAAGCGCTTCCgaattgaactttttttttttttttttttgtgtcgcTTTGTTGGGTAGATAAAATGCTActcataagaaaagaaaaaaaaatggtttaaagCAATAGGTGGATCCTTGAATCCTGGTGGCTTCTTTGATCTATAACTTGGGAGGGACTGCATAAAGGGGTGTTATGTAAGTTGGGCATACGTGACACGCATACAAGGgttagtgcatgtttggtttcTAGTTCCGTAGGTCAAAAGTAATTTTACCAATATACCAGGATCATTGCTTATGcgatcattttgtttttgtcctTTGGATTTGTATTAGAATGCCTGTTATAACATTTCTAACTGCAAATTCAATTGAATCTGAAAAGGGAAGTGTGAAGAGCTGTGTTAATCATAAGGATGGAATTGCAAGGGAGTGAAGTTTTCGTGgtacttttttttctcatatgttTGAATGTATTgacataaatatttatgaatatcACTTTCATCTTGTCTATACATGAGATAAGATTGCATTAAATACCCTGAAGCTTAACCGGATCACGCTTGTAAGTGTTGTGCCTGAACCTTGACGTTGAGGTAacaacacaaacaatcaatactCTAGAAGTTTTGTAAGTTCAAGTAGGAAGGGGGTGGAGCTATTTAAGAAGGTATTTTAATGCTCAGTGTTTATGTCGGTGAAGTAACATTGCTAAGAGTAGATTGCATAAACATAATTGATGTGGCTTAACTGGCCTAGGTGTAGGAAGTATAGTTGTTAATGTCATAACCACTTATGGAATATAGGGGGGTTGTAGTAGAAGAATATTCTAAAACTACTGTTATGTGATGTGTGATTATATTGCGAGGGATTTTGTGGTTTTTGAGTTGTGTTACTCCACGTAAAGCATTGCAAAAAATATTATCCTAGTTCCCAGTTCCTACCACTCAAATTCACCTCAAAATGAGGTGCACGTTGATAATTATCCTTTTGTCATTTATATATGCAACTCAAACTCGATTCCAAACTCAATTTTCAAAGCCCGTGTTACCGTCTACATCACTTACTAACTTGAGTGAGAGTCAGAATAACTTGTCAAACTTGTAATATTAAGTTTTTATCTTATACATACCCTGAAAATTGCCTCACGTATATATTATTTACAAGTGCACGCTAATAAAACAGTGTTTCTGACATCGAACTTATGTGAAAggtggagaagaggagaggatGTGAAGAAAAATACTGTAATAGCCATAGACAAAATTTCTATTGAAATAAATGATTGCTTTTTTGTCAAACTGGATTGCTAGCAATGTGAAtttgaaaagtattttttatactttactTTCATTTGCTGTTGAAGCCAACAGATGGCCACTCTTGACAGTGGTGAAACCTGGAAGTACAAGAACTtgttgcagaagcagcacaagGCACATTTTGTGCCACTGTTTAGTAACTTGCATGATATTTTTCTTCAGATTGCATGCAACCTTTTAAAGCGAGAGCTAAGCCACGTTGTTGGTGATGCTGGCTCCCAAGTAATGTATCTATTCTAACTCCTTCATACTGTGACTTGCAAAAAAAGGCAAACTATTTCAGGTGAAGATTGCCACTTGCAAAAAGGGTATTCTATGATTCCCCGAGAAACTTAGTCATTCCTTAACTTAGCACAAAGTTCCCTTCATGAACACACTCCCTCTGTTGATACACAAGATCACAATAGCCAGAGAAGAAAATGATTCAGGCTTTTGGCCATGTATCTTATTACCAGCGATCTTTGCAGGAGCATTCTCCATTCATGAAATGGTGAAAACGGCCACCATCTCTGAGGAAAATCTCGCGGTTTCGAGCCAAGGAAATGTACTTAGCTGTTGTGTGACAGTCATGACAAATTCTTGTGTTCTTCACCACCCTGATTGGTGACCCTCCTTTAGTTTTCATCAGTCCATATGTCATAGCCAACTTCTCTGTGTGACTGAGCAGAACCTTCTCCTTCTCACTGTCATCAATGTTCTGATGCACACAATTAATATCAAGTACATACCCCAGCTTTTTTATCTCTGAGATTAATTGATACAGCTCAAAATATATTTCTCCTTCTTCTGGATGTGATTTCCCTTctgtggagaacacatgaatagTCTGCTTAACTTGTATCCAACTCCAAACATTTGGGATTTTCACCCCCAAGGCAGTCATTGACTCTTTAAGGCGCTCCACGTCCCCCCATCTGTCAAAAGTGGAATATATGTTCATCATCAACGCATAGTTAGCAGAATTATATGGCTCCAACCTTAAGAGATTCCTAGCGGCAATCTCCGCTATCTTAATGTCTTTGTGAAGTCTGCAGGCTGCAAGAACAGCACCCCAAATACTAGCATCTGCCTTTTGTGGCACGGCATGAATGAAATCCAAAGCTTCATCAAGAAAGCCAGCTTTTCCAAGAAGATCTACCATGCAAGAGTAGTGCTCAATTGTTGGATTAATATTGTAATCTGTCTTCATGCTGTCAAAGTACTTCCACCCATCCATAACTAAACCTGAATTCTTGCAGCCAGATAGAAGAGCTGTGAAGGTTATAGCATCAGGTCTAACACCAGTTTTGCGCATTTCGTCAAATAGAGTAAATACCTCTTCCCCATGGCCATAAATAGCGTATCCCATCATCATGCAATTCCAACATGGTAGTGTTTTCTCCTTAATATTCCTGAAAACCTCATGGGCTACTTTAAGTTTTCCTCCCTTACCATACATGTCAATGAGGGCTGTGGCTATATATATGTCATCCAGAAACCCATGTCTCATACTGAAGCAGTGTATCTCTTCACCTATCTTTAACAGTGATGAGCCTGCACATGCCCGGAGAAGTGTGCAAATGGTAGTAGAGTTAGGTTTTacattttcttcttgcatttgGCTGAAAAACTGTAGGGCATCCATGT
The Glycine max cultivar Williams 82 chromosome 16, Glycine_max_v4.0, whole genome shotgun sequence genome window above contains:
- the LOC100500065 gene encoding abscisic acid receptor PYL9-like; its protein translation is MNGGESYGAIETQYIRRHHKHEPRENQCTSALVKHIRAPVHLVWSLVRRFDQPQKYKPFVSRCIMQGDLGIGSVREVNVKSGLPATTSTERLEQLDDEEHILGIRIVGGDHRLRNYSSIITVHPEVIDGRPSTMVIESFVVDVPDGNTRDETCYFVEALIRCNLSSLADVSERMAVQGRTDPINH